The Gemmatimonadota bacterium DH-78 region TCACCCGTACCCTTCGCACCCTCGCCCTCGCCCTGGCCGTCACGGGCCTCGGCGCCTGCACGGAAGCTGCGAGCCCCGTCGCCCCCGAGACGGAGAGTTCCGAAGGGCTGTTCTCGTCGCTGCTGCCCGGCCTGATGGGCGGCGGCTCGATGGACGTGGTCGAGCGGACGACGCCGCTCGCCGACACCCTCACCGCATCGGCCGTCATCGGATGGCGAGGCGGGGTGATCGAGATTCCGGAGGCGGGCCTCCGGTTCGTGGTGCCCCGCGGCGCGCTGCGCACGCCGACCGAGATCACGGTCACGGCGCCGGCCGGAGACCTGGTCGGGTATCACTTCGCGCCGCACGGGCTGAACTTCCGTCGCCCGGCCCGCATCATCCAGTCGACGGTCGGCACGGAGCTGGAGAGCTCGCGGGCGCTGCTGCGCCTGGCGCGGGGCGCGTACTTCGCCGGACCGCTGGCTCCGACGATCGATGCGCTGGAGCTGTTCAACCTGCAGCTGCTGCCGGGGCTGACCCGGCGGGTGACCTTCCCGGTCGATCACTTCTCCGGGTACGTGATCGCGATGAACTGACGCGCAGCGCGCGGTCGCGCTTCCGCCAGGCGGTTCGGGCCCGTCGACCTCCCCCGGGGAGCGTCGACGGGCCTTCGTCGTTCTCACGGCTGTAGATCCGGGGCGGGTGTGCCGATACCGGGGATTGTGCCCGCTCCCTCCCCCACGCGCACCCGGGGGCGGGCCACATCTCTCCGTCCCCCCACTCCCACAGCCAGGGTCCGCCGATGAATCAGGGGCTCGCACTCGTCGAGACGGGGGGCATTGCGGCCCCGGCGGGCCCGGATGCCTCCGAGGCGTTCGCGTCGATCGTCGGTGACAGCCCCGCCCTCCGACGGTGCCTTGCCGATGCGCGTCGGATCGCCGAGCGCGGAGCGCGCACGGTGCTCGTGATCGGGGAGACCGGCACGGGCAAGGAACTCTTCGCCCGGGGGATCCACGCGGGCGGACCGGCTTCGGACGGGCCCTTCGTGCCGGTGAACTGTCCGGCGCTCCCCGCCTCGCTTCTGGAAGCCGAGCTCTTCGGCTACGAGCGGGGCGCCTTCACCGGAGCCCGGGAGCGCAAGAAAGGGCTGCTCGAGGTGGCGGGGGAGGGCACGCTCTTTCTCGACGAGGTGAGCAGTCTGCCGCTCGACCTCCAGCCGAAGCTGCTCCGCGCTCTGGAGGACCGGAAGATCCGCCGGGTGGGTGGCCTCGAGGAGATCGCCATCCGCTGTCGCGTGGTGGCGGCCACGAACGAGTCGCTCGAGACCGCGGTCGCCACGGGCCGGTTCCGGGCCGATCTCTACTATCGCCTGAACGTACTCCCCGTCTCGATCCCTCCGCTTCGCGAGCGCGAGGGTGATGTGACCACGCTCGCCCGCCATTTCGCCCGCGAGGCGGCGGAGCGAAACGGTGTGGCCGCGCGCACCCTCTCTCCCGACGCGCTCGGCGTGCTGGAGGCCCACGGCTGGCCGGGGAACGTTCGAGAGCTGAAGAACGTCGTGGACCGGGCCGTGGTGATGGGCTCGGGGCCCTCGATCGGGCCGGACGACCTCCATCTCGGTCGACGGCGCGCACGGGCCGAGGATCGGGGCGTGGCCGAGCACCCCGGGATCGAGATCCCGCCGGATGGCCGCACGTTGGCCTCGATCGAGGCGGAGGCCGTGGCTCGCATGCTCGAGATCACGGGGTGGAACAAGAGCGCCGCAGCGCGGATCCTGGAGATCTCGCGCCCGACCCTGTCGCGGAAGATCCGCCAGTACG contains the following coding sequences:
- a CDS encoding sigma 54-interacting transcriptional regulator, yielding MNQGLALVETGGIAAPAGPDASEAFASIVGDSPALRRCLADARRIAERGARTVLVIGETGTGKELFARGIHAGGPASDGPFVPVNCPALPASLLEAELFGYERGAFTGARERKKGLLEVAGEGTLFLDEVSSLPLDLQPKLLRALEDRKIRRVGGLEEIAIRCRVVAATNESLETAVATGRFRADLYYRLNVLPVSIPPLREREGDVTTLARHFAREAAERNGVAARTLSPDALGVLEAHGWPGNVRELKNVVDRAVVMGSGPSIGPDDLHLGRRRARAEDRGVAEHPGIEIPPDGRTLASIEAEAVARMLEITGWNKSAAARILEISRPTLSRKIRQYGIRPPNA